A single genomic interval of Syngnathoides biaculeatus isolate LvHL_M chromosome 1, ASM1980259v1, whole genome shotgun sequence harbors:
- the lpcat1 gene encoding lysophosphatidylcholine acyltransferase 1 isoform X1, translating into MNSSGGRPSGWGRNPFVHTLKFSLADKIKIGLMSVTVFPVRLLLVSFLMLLAWPFAFAASLGRSEFVVEPQSWWRSFIDLSLRVIMRAMWFCGGFHWIKVKGQRVAPSEAPIITVAPHSTYFDAIPVTCTMCSIVTKLESGSIPVWGNQDSRKQTVEEIKRRAHSGGAWPQIMIFPEGTCTNRSSLILFKAGAFIPGLPVQPAVLRYRNKLDTISWTWRGPGAFKILWLTLCQPHNSIEIEYLPVYTPSDEEKENPTLFANNVRKIMAEALEVPLTDLTFEDREITFSHGPLRIQNPSSLLEFNQLLRRLGLKTTEILLKEQASRARKLQRHQLSLEDLACFLHLPVTETLKQLHSLFVEDEEGHIDIRHFVIAMSTIYRPSRSMETLKLAFEMYENEDSGEVHEDELTSTLEIMLGVKEVELSILFLELGEPDTGKITYDELHHFIEKHPCFVQDYLDFKEHPRKFCVRRPDTCNGQNHDKDN; encoded by the exons ATTGGACTGATGTCTGTTACGGTGTTTCCAGTGCGACTGCTCTTGGTGTCCTTCCTCATGCTGCTGGCGTGGCCCTTCGCCTTCGCGGCCTCGCTGGGACGCTCCGAGTTCGTCGTCGAGCCGCAGTCGTGGTGGAGGAG TTTCATCGACCTTTCCTTGCGCGTGATCATGCGGGCCATGTGGTTTTGCGGGGGTTTCCATTGGATTAAGGTGAAAGGGCAACGGGTGGCCCCCTCCGAGGCCCCCATCATCACCGTGGCGCCGCACTCCACGTACTTCGACGCCATCCCGGTCACCTGCACCATGTGCTCAATAGTAACCAAACTGGAGAGCGGCAGTATTCCCGTGTGGGGCA ACCAGGACTCCAGGAAACAAACCGTCGAGGAGATCAAGAGGAGAGCGCACTccggaggggcgtggcctcag ATCATGATATTTCCAGAGGGCACGTGTACCAACAGGTCGAGCCTCATCTTGTTCAAGGCGG GTGCTTTCATTCCAGGACTCCCGGTGCAACCAGCGGTTCTGCGGTACCGGAACAAGCTG GATACAATTTCATGGACGTGGCGAGGGCCCGGAGC GTTCAAGATCCTGTGGCTGACTCTGTGCCAACCTCACAATAGCATTGAGATAGAG TACTTGCCGGTTTACACTCCGTCCGACGAGGAGAAGGAAAACCCGACGCTTTTCGCCAACAACGTCAGAAAAATCATGGCCGA AGCGCTGGAGGTGCCGCTCACAGATCTGACCTTCGAGGACCGGGAGATCACTTTTTCACACGGGCCCCTGCGTATCCAGAACCCCAGCAGCCTGCTCGAGTTCAACCAGCTTTTGCGCCGCTTGGG GCTGAAGACCACAGAAATCCTTCTGAAGGAGCAGGCCAGCAGAGCCAGAAAGCTGCAAAGACATCAGCTGAGTTTGGAAGACTTGGCTTGCTTCCTCCACCTGCCTGTGACAGAGACACTCAAGCAACTTCACAGCCTCTTTGTTGAG GATGAAGAGGGACACATCGACATCCGACACTTTGTTATTGCCATGTCTACCATTTACCGGCCATCAAGATCAATGGAGACCCTCAAGCTGGCTTTTGAG ATGTATGAAAATGAGGACAGCGGCGAGGTCCATGAAGACGAGCTGACCTCCACGTTGGAAATAATGCTGGGGGTGAAAGAAGTCGAAttatcaattttgtttttggagctCGGTGAACCAGACACTGGGAAAATCACATACG acGAACTTCATCATTTTATAGAGAAGCATCCATGCTTTGTCCAGGACTACCTTGACTTTAAAGAGCACCCACGCAAATTCTGTGTCCGCCGACCCGACACTTGCAACGGTCAGAACCACGACAAAGACAACTGA
- the lpcat1 gene encoding lysophosphatidylcholine acyltransferase 1 isoform X2, which produces MNSSGGRPSGWGRNPFVHTLKFSLADKIKIGLMSVTVFPVRLLLVSFLMLLAWPFAFAASLGRSEFVVEPQSWWRSFIDLSLRVIMRAMWFCGGFHWIKVKGQRVAPSEAPIITVAPHSTYFDAIPVTCTMCSIVTKLESGSIPVWGTLIRYIRPVFVFRTDQDSRKQTVEEIKRRAHSGGAWPQIMIFPEGTCTNRSSLILFKAGAFIPGLPVQPAVLRYRNKLDTISWTWRGPGAFKILWLTLCQPHNSIEIEYLPVYTPSDEEKENPTLFANNVRKIMAEALEVPLTDLTFEDREITFSHGPLRIQNPSSLLEFNQLLRRLGLKTTEILLKEQASRARKLQRHQLSLEDLACFLHLPVTETLKQLHSLFVEDEEGHIDIRHFVIAMSTIYRPSRSMETLKLAFEMYENEDSGEVHEDELTSTLEIMLGVKEVELSILFLELGEPDTGKITYDELHHFIEKHPCFVQDYLDFKEHPRKFCVRRPDTCNGQNHDKDN; this is translated from the exons ATTGGACTGATGTCTGTTACGGTGTTTCCAGTGCGACTGCTCTTGGTGTCCTTCCTCATGCTGCTGGCGTGGCCCTTCGCCTTCGCGGCCTCGCTGGGACGCTCCGAGTTCGTCGTCGAGCCGCAGTCGTGGTGGAGGAG TTTCATCGACCTTTCCTTGCGCGTGATCATGCGGGCCATGTGGTTTTGCGGGGGTTTCCATTGGATTAAGGTGAAAGGGCAACGGGTGGCCCCCTCCGAGGCCCCCATCATCACCGTGGCGCCGCACTCCACGTACTTCGACGCCATCCCGGTCACCTGCACCATGTGCTCAATAGTAACCAAACTGGAGAGCGGCAGTATTCCCGTGTGGGGCA CTTTGATCAGGTACATCAGACCAGTATTTGTATTCCGCACAGACCAGGACTCCAGGAAACAAACCGTCGAGGAGATCAAGAGGAGAGCGCACTccggaggggcgtggcctcag ATCATGATATTTCCAGAGGGCACGTGTACCAACAGGTCGAGCCTCATCTTGTTCAAGGCGG GTGCTTTCATTCCAGGACTCCCGGTGCAACCAGCGGTTCTGCGGTACCGGAACAAGCTG GATACAATTTCATGGACGTGGCGAGGGCCCGGAGC GTTCAAGATCCTGTGGCTGACTCTGTGCCAACCTCACAATAGCATTGAGATAGAG TACTTGCCGGTTTACACTCCGTCCGACGAGGAGAAGGAAAACCCGACGCTTTTCGCCAACAACGTCAGAAAAATCATGGCCGA AGCGCTGGAGGTGCCGCTCACAGATCTGACCTTCGAGGACCGGGAGATCACTTTTTCACACGGGCCCCTGCGTATCCAGAACCCCAGCAGCCTGCTCGAGTTCAACCAGCTTTTGCGCCGCTTGGG GCTGAAGACCACAGAAATCCTTCTGAAGGAGCAGGCCAGCAGAGCCAGAAAGCTGCAAAGACATCAGCTGAGTTTGGAAGACTTGGCTTGCTTCCTCCACCTGCCTGTGACAGAGACACTCAAGCAACTTCACAGCCTCTTTGTTGAG GATGAAGAGGGACACATCGACATCCGACACTTTGTTATTGCCATGTCTACCATTTACCGGCCATCAAGATCAATGGAGACCCTCAAGCTGGCTTTTGAG ATGTATGAAAATGAGGACAGCGGCGAGGTCCATGAAGACGAGCTGACCTCCACGTTGGAAATAATGCTGGGGGTGAAAGAAGTCGAAttatcaattttgtttttggagctCGGTGAACCAGACACTGGGAAAATCACATACG acGAACTTCATCATTTTATAGAGAAGCATCCATGCTTTGTCCAGGACTACCTTGACTTTAAAGAGCACCCACGCAAATTCTGTGTCCGCCGACCCGACACTTGCAACGGTCAGAACCACGACAAAGACAACTGA